The Curtobacterium herbarum genome contains the following window.
ACCCGGCGCGCATCCGGGCGACGGCTCGATCCCACCCCGACAGCAGGTCGCCGTCGTCGCGCATCATCGACTGCATCTGCAGCCCTTCGTACAGGGCGACCAGCTGCTCCGCCGCGTGCCGGGGTGAGGTGCCGTGCGGCTCGCGACCGGCGACGACGTCCCGCACCAGGGCGAGGGTGATGTCCTCGAACGACCGGACGTACTGACTCCGGAACCAGCCGGCCGCGGGGTGGGTCGGCGCCGAGGCAGCACTGAGCGTCGCGATCCGGATGCGGACGAGCCCCGGGTCCGCGAGCCCGGACTCCAGCCGGGCGCGCAGGTACGCGGCAGCGCCCTGCTCTTCGGCGATCGGCCAGAGTGCCTGACGGTCGCCGTTGTTCCAGCGGTTCATGACGGCGACGACGAGCAGTTCCCACACCGGGTAGGCGTCGGTGACGTCCTGCGGGGTGAGGTCGGCGAGCGCGGCGACCTCGGCGGGTCCGACGGCGTGGAAGTCGGACCGGCGGAAGGCCTCGATCGCCGCCCGGACGACACGGGGACGGAGGTCGACGTCGGGCGCGGGCATGAGGACGATCATCCGGCCCGGGCCCCGGTGGCGCGACCGCCAGTTCGAGGGGTGGGGCCGAGCCCGTCGCCGGGCCGCGAGTGCTCGGCTCCGGTCGAACGTCAGCCCCGGTCGAACGTCAGCGTCTCGTCGTCGGCCGCGGTGATGCGTCCGGTACGCGCGAACTCCGCCCAGATCGCCCGGTGTCCCGGCCCGCGGCGTTCCACCGCCGCCCAGTCCTGCTCCGGCACGAACCGGCTGCCGGCCCACGCCGCCCGGTCGCCGAGCAGCAGTGGCACGTCGCTCATGTGCACCGCCCCCGTCGGCCGGACGGTCACCCCGCGGTGCAGCCGGTAGACGACGGCCCGACCGCCGGCGGCGCGGTGTCGGGCGGCGAAGGCCCGGGCGTCACGGCCGTAGATGACCTCGCTGAGCGGGCGGACGAGCCACCAGCGGAGCAGCGCCCGCCCGACCCGGGTGCGCGCGACGGCCGGGAGGCCCGGGATCATCGGCACGTAGAGGGCGGCCTCGTCGGTGGCGGACCCGATGAGCACCTCCACGTGCGGGGCCGCGCGGCGCCACGCGTCCGCCAGGTCCCGTTCCGCGGGCAGCGGCGCGTGTCCGTACTGCGTGCCGAACGGCATCCCACCGCGCAGTCCGTACGGCAGCGCCACCTTCTCGGCGGCCGCCTGCAGTTCGAGCACGTCGTCCAGCGCGGTGCCCGGTGTGACGGTGCCGACCGCGCGGAGCATCGCTCGGTTCATCCGCGCCCGCCGGCGTGAGAGCCCGAGCGGCGCGCTCTGCACGATGGCCCGCTGGAACAGCCCGGCCGTGCCCTCGGCGACCATGAGGTGCGCGATCGCGTCACCGCCGGCCGACTGCCCGAACAGGGTGATGCGCTCCGGATCGCCGCCGAGCCCCGCGATGTTGGCGTGCACCCAGCGCACCGCCTCGACCAGGTCGAGCAGCCCGAGGTTCGCCGGCACCCGCTCCCCGTCGCCGAGGAACCCGAGCACGCCGAGCCGGTACGTGACCGCGACGACGACGACCCGCTGCTCCTCGGCGAGCGCCCGCGGGTCGTGGATCGGGATGTCCCCGCCGCCGACGACGTACGACCCGCCGTGGATCCACACCATCACGGGCAGCAGCTCGTCCTCGCCGAGGTCCGCGGGCACCGTCACCGACAGGGCCTGGCAGTCCTCGGACACCTGGGCCTCGATCGGGTGGATGAGCTCCTCGAGCACCGGCGTCGCCGGCTGCGGCGGCACCGGCGCGGGGGTGTCGGCGACGAA
Protein-coding sequences here:
- a CDS encoding carboxylesterase family protein, which translates into the protein MTAATTRTFRTPVGRIVGHRDGGVVRALGIPYARAERFGRPQPVPPFTADFVADTPAPVPPQPATPVLEELIHPIEAQVSEDCQALSVTVPADLGEDELLPVMVWIHGGSYVVGGGDIPIHDPRALAEEQRVVVVAVTYRLGVLGFLGDGERVPANLGLLDLVEAVRWVHANIAGLGGDPERITLFGQSAGGDAIAHLMVAEGTAGLFQRAIVQSAPLGLSRRRARMNRAMLRAVGTVTPGTALDDVLELQAAAEKVALPYGLRGGMPFGTQYGHAPLPAERDLADAWRRAAPHVEVLIGSATDEAALYVPMIPGLPAVARTRVGRALLRWWLVRPLSEVIYGRDARAFAARHRAAGGRAVVYRLHRGVTVRPTGAVHMSDVPLLLGDRAAWAGSRFVPEQDWAAVERRGPGHRAIWAEFARTGRITAADDETLTFDRG
- a CDS encoding TetR/AcrR family transcriptional regulator, which gives rise to MPAPDVDLRPRVVRAAIEAFRRSDFHAVGPAEVAALADLTPQDVTDAYPVWELLVVAVMNRWNNGDRQALWPIAEEQGAAAYLRARLESGLADPGLVRIRIATLSAASAPTHPAAGWFRSQYVRSFEDITLALVRDVVAGREPHGTSPRHAAEQLVALYEGLQMQSMMRDDGDLLSGWDRAVARMRAGWGAVALV